The proteins below are encoded in one region of Phaseolus vulgaris cultivar G19833 chromosome 1, P. vulgaris v2.0, whole genome shotgun sequence:
- the LOC137815392 gene encoding probable aquaporin TIP-type, with protein MPIRNIAIGRPEEATNPDTLKAGLAEFISTLIFVFAGSGSGIAFNKLTDNGAATPAGLISASIAHAFGLFVAVSVGANISGGHVNPAVTFGAFIGGNITFLRGVVYIIAQLLGSVVASLLLAFVTSSTVPAFGLSAGVGVGNALVLEIVMTFGLVYTVYATAIDPKRGSLGTIAPIAIGFIVGANILLGGAFSGAAMNPAVTFGPAVVSWTWTNNWIYWVGPLIGGGLAGLIYEVVFISHTHEQLPTTDY; from the exons ATGCCGATCAGAAACATCGCCATCGGAAGGCCCGAGGAGGCCACTAACCCCGACACATTGAAGGCGGGTCTGGCTGAGTTCATCTCCACCCTCATCTTCGTGTTCGCCGGCTCGGGTTCCGGCATCGCCTTCAACAAGCTTACCGACAACGGCGCCGCCACACCTGCCGGTCTCATCTCCGCCTCCATCGCCCACGCATTCGGCCTTTTTGTCGCCGTCTCCGTCGGCGCCAACATCTCCGGAGGTCACGTGAACCCCGCCGTCACCTTCGGCGCCTTCATCGGAGGCAACATCACCTTTCTCCGCGGTGTCGTCTACATCATCGCCCAGCTCCTTGGCTCCGTGGTGGCCTCCCTCCTCCTGGCCTTCGTGACCTCCTCC ACTGTTCCCGCATTTGGACTCTCAGCTGGAGTTGGAGTGGGTAACGCTTTGGTGTTGGAGATCGTGATGACCTTCGGTTTGGTTTACACTGTCTACGCTACCGCCATTGACCCCAAGAGAGGTAGTTTGGGAACCATCGCACCCATCGCCATTGGTTTCATCGTTGGCGCTAACATTTTgttgggtggggccttctccgGAGCAGCCATGAACCCTGCAGTCACATTCGGGCCCGCCGTTGTTAGCTGGACCTGGACCAACAACTGGATCTACTGGGTTGGCCCTCTCATCGGTGGTGGTCTTGCTGGGCTTATCTACGAGGTCGTCTTCATCAGCCACACCCACGAGCAGCTCCCAACCACTGACTACTAG
- the LOC137814486 gene encoding triosephosphate isomerase, chloroplastic, translating to MAATSTSLASQLYIGLRRPCPKLDSFNSPSFSAFGPNIRLSLSPPKPSRSVVAMAGSGKFFVGGNWKCNGTKDSISKLVADLNSAKLEPDVDVVVAPPFLYIDQVKSSLTDRIEISAQNSWVGKGGAFTGEISVEQLKDLGCKWVVLGHSERRHIIGEKDEFIGKKAAYGLSQGLGVIACIGELLEEREAGRTFDVCFQQLKAYADAVPSWDNIVIAYEPVWAIGTGKVATPQQAQEVHVAIRDWLKKNVSEEVASKTRIIYGGSVNGGNSGELAKQEDIDGFLVGGASLKGPEFATIVNSVTSKKVAA from the exons atggCAGCCACCTCAACCTCACTGGCTTCTCAACTCTACATTGGCCTGCGCCGGCCCTGCCCCAAGCTCGATTCTTTTAATTCTCCATCTTTTTCTGCCTTCGGCCCCAATATTCGCCTATCCCTCTCTCCTCCGAAACCCTCACGCTCCGTTGTCGCCATGGCCGGCTCTGGCAAG TTCTTTGTTGGCGGCAACTGGAAGTGT AACGGAACAAAAGATTCCATCAGTAAGCTTGTTGCTGACTTGAACAGTGCAAAATTGGAGCCCGATGTTG ATGTTGTTGTTGCACCTCCGTTTCTATACATCGATCAAGTGAAAAGCTCACTTACAGACCGGATAGAAATATCTGCCCAGAATTCTTGGGTTGGTAAAGGTGGTGCTTTCACTGGAGAAATCAG TGTGGAGCAACTGAAAGATCTTGGATGCAAGTGGGTTGTTCTTGGACATTCTGAGCGAAGACATATTATTGGAGAAAAAGATGAG TTTATAGGAAAGAAAGCTGCCTATGGTTTGAGCCAGGGTCTTGGAGTGATTGCATGCATAGGAGAATTGTTAGAAGAAAGGGAAGCAGGGAGAACTTTTGATGTTTGCTTTCAGCAATTGAAGGCTTATGCTG ATGCTGTTCCTAGTTGGGACAATATTGTTATTGCGTATGAACCTGTATGGGCCATTGGAACTGGCAAAGTGGCCACTCCCCAGCAAGCTCAGGAAGTACACGTAGCTATTCGGGATTGGCTGAAAAAGAATGTGTCCGAGGAAGTTGCATCTAAAACTCGAATTATCTATGGAG GGTCTGTAAATGGAGGGAACAGTGGTGAGCTCGCAAAGCAAGAAGATATCGATGGATTTCTGGTTGGAGGTGCTTCATTGAAG GGTCCTGAGTTTGCTACCATTGTCAATTCAGTCACATCCAAGAAAGTTGCGGCTTGA